CTTCCTTCTATAGTGTTTACTTGCATTCCTTCCTTGTTGCTTCCTACCAAATGAACTAGTCTGACAACCACTCGTCCGACTGCTGTCTTCACTCATGCTTGGGACTTCCACGTGAGATTCGctcaaaaacacataattaccTTCCATAAGGTTGATATTCACATCTGGACTACATGGCATGTGGTTTTCCATTTGATCCTTGTGCTCAGTTACACCTCTTGACAAACTGCAAAACGGAATCAAGGTTTGTTTGGAGCAGATATCACATACTCCATGTGCTAACTTGGTTTGGGTACAAGAATGAGAGAAATGGAAGACTAATACATCAATTTACCTGACTTGAGATGATAACAAACCATGTCCACTCTCTCCTCCGACAAATTTCAACAGCAGATctgcaaaaaaaaagattctGGGACATTTAATTTGCATACAAATCTCTTTCTATCatgtacaaaaaaaaacactgaCATGCAAATCGATGGTCATTACTGAAGGAGAACAGATGAGGACAGCCCAATTACCAGAATTTGGCTCATCACCATGGTTGGGACTCGGCAAGGGAATGAGCTTAGACGCAGAACATTCTGGAACCTTGGGAGACGATTAACGTAAACACAGATGTTTCAGAGTGCCATCAAAATGCCCCATGGCAAGGTGTATTGTTCCGCAAACTCAACAGATGTATCAACAACTTACTACAACCTCCTTAAAGGGGAAAACGAGCAATATCCCAAGTACCTTGTTAACAGAAACAAAAGCATGTGGATTGGATGACAGTGCTTCACTAGCCTTACTGCATTGCCTTGACTTTAGATCTAACAGAGccaaaaaatcatataattcagTACGttgttcatatatatatacacgtaTAGGCGTACTCCACTACCTAAAAATATTACCGactaataatttctttttgtgtAAGATGCATTAAGTTAAGTTCATGGCTACCTGATATTTATGTTATGGAACAACCAACCTGCTATACAGCTGATTCCTGCATCTACCAAGTCATCTTGACTATGTATCCTTAAAGACTGTGGCTCAGTCAATCCCTCTTCCACTGCAAATGCTTCAGCAGATCCTATTTTGATTTGTGCAGCTGCAGAGTGCGATGGATCAGGTTTAGTTGATGGACTGCAGACATTATCTTCTTCTGCCCTTGAGCGCACTCTCTGTAGTTCTTCCTGAATATTCCATGATCCAGAGGCAAAAAGCTTCCGGTTCTACACATCCCAGATGGACAACAACAGAATGATGGTGAACAAAAATGAGAGctaaacacaacaaaaaattCGGCttgcaaaaaaacaaaagaatgacAAGATGCAAAATAATCTTGAAACTTGAAAGATTGTAAAACTCAAAGaggaagcaaagaaaaataatctcatctGAGTACACAACAGGCAACTATTACTgaccaaataaaaaagaaaaaaaaaccattGATGCAAAATggacaaacacaattattcTCCATTAATCTTATCAACAAGAAAGAAACAATAAGAGGAAGGAGAAGAATCACCAACATGTTCAATCATTGTTGAATTAAGGTTGGAGGACCCCTGTGCCAATTCTGTCACTGAACCCAGCACCGCTTTTTTCTCTTGAAACCATTTCTTAGCTTGCTGAACAGCTCTATCCAAAAGATCTGcattatattttccataaatataaGAGTTGTATCAATGAATGCCAAAACCACATAGGAAGAGTTTTTATACTTTTTGAGAAAGCAATATCGTGATTGAGCTTGTTACCTGGAGAGCCAACAGTAGAACTTTTGTCCCCTGCTTCGATTGACGAGTCTATAACCCGTGAATTAAGAACCTCTATCAACATATCACGCTCTTcactaataaaattgaaaatgaaaggGTAAGCTTTTTATACGATAGCAACAGATGTGAGAGAAAGACCAACATTATCAGTGTATAAGTAATCCATCCACAGGTAACATTTTTCCCATGAACGCAAACTGCAAAGAGTAGCAACAGTCAGAAGGTCCATATACTGCATTCAAGATTCTTGTATATATTTGTCAAATTCAGACTGTATAACAGAATTGAGACCATTTACATGTAAACGCATTAGCACAAAAACAtgataaaagcaaaaataaaagttctGAGGAGTGATGCACATTAGTATATGATTGGAGCTTTCCCTGAATTGGAAATTTCACATTGTATCTTATTAAATTTACTGAAAACAGTCAACTGGCGAATTTCAAGCAATTttacgttttctttttttctgttGGGAGCAAAATTGAGCAATTAAGCAACCACAATTTCAGATGATAATAATACCTTGAAAAGGTATGCATCATTATAAGCTGTTCAATGATCTTCTTGGTTTCACTCATCCACAATTTCAATTGAGGCTCTTGTCCGTGTTGCATCATCTCTGAAGAAGTCTCAATTTTCTAATATAACATGAACAAACCGTCAGAACATTTGAATTCCAACAACGCATCCATTAGAATCAATTACTACGATAttcttgttttataaaaaaagcaATAAGGCAAAATAGGTGAATGTTGCCATGTTCCCTTCCCACCATACATGCACAATGCACTAAGTATTACATTACATGTACAAGTGCTTCACAACTTTCACCTCATTTCATACTAGTAGACAAAATTTCCTGTCATTAGGGTAATAATCAATTCAGGTCAAAACATGGATTACTGATCAGATGCAAAAGTGTACATGAACTCTTTAAAATCACTcctataattttctttttcttgggaaaggatttgtccGGGACCTAGATCCTTCTACTTTTTATGAGAATAAACTgatcaattaattcacaaagAAAAGACTCTCATCCCCTAACAAGAACTAGTGCGTCCTAGGCTGACTCAACATCAGTAAGGTCTGATAAATgtgcataaaaataacaataaattacCTCGATTAATGTATTTTCTTGATTACATGGGAGCTTAGGAAAATTATCATTGACTGTATCATCTTCTGTccacataaaaagaaaaatgaagtagGTGAATACAGAATagcaaacaaaagaaaagaaatctaaagaaaagaaattttacGTCACTAAAATAATGAGCAAAAGAGAATAGTATTGTGACGGAATGGAACGAAAATGAGATGCATACATGTCAGTCAAAATGAAGGCAGGTAAAACAATGTTCATGAATTGAATATGCATGAACTAATGAAGAATAGTAACATCTAATGATTAAAGACATGAATACATGATCATGCATATCGACTGAATTGATGccttatattttctttagGTAATATGTTTAGGGTTATAATAAATGGATGGACAGGACTTTAGTTTCCAGACTCCTAGTGTTTTGTTATTTAGGATGACTCGGTAAAGCTCTGGTTAGTTGAGTTGACAGGTTTTTCTAATTGGGCATGAATATCAGAAGGTTATCTTCATTATCAATGTTGGGTGCTTGGGCTGGCTTCGAGATGAATTTTAGCAAATTGATGTGTAGGCTTTACCTGAGTATTAAGTACTACTTCATTTTCTTCCAGTTTGTCCAGATCAATTTATTTccaattgtttttataaatttctatcTTGATTTGGCCCTTGAGACTATCACATTACATTAGAAAAACctttttgcaaaattttaagttCTAAAACGTAGGTCAATTATCAACAATGATCTTACTTATTTGAAGAATCAGAGATCTACAACTCGGATTTTCTAACTTCTAGgaggaaataaaaattgattctaACTTTGTTTTGCTCCAGGAAAATACCCTTTGTTTCAGCATTTATCAACAAAACTATACATCAACTTTCTTTGGAGCTCAGacatagtataattttaaaacattatcCTTTAAGCCTGCTAATGCACCATACACACATGATCTACAATCACCTGTCTCTCCCTTGAAGTAGGCATATGTAATAATTTTACGATGGATTATTAAAACCTCTTGTACCGATCATTCAAAATCATTTTGAACAATAACTGTctttcttctataaatatgactatCCTAGAGAAGTATAATTCGCTAAACGACACATTCATTTAacatgtttattattttatggttTCTTTCTGTAGCTTCTTCATTGTAGCCTAATGTTACCAAGTCTATTCTCTCAAAGAGaaatataagagagaaaataaaaggaataaaTAGAAGAAGACATCAAAGAGGAGTCACATAACTGAAGtagatttataatttgatcTTCTTTTTCACATAAGTTCCACCATTTCCAGCACTAATCTCCTACCTAACATCTCATTTTTGCTATTTCGCTTTTGCAATTCTACGTGTGGATGTCATCTCCTTTAGTCTAAGAAAGTACTATTTCGATCAAATCAAACAAGGTAAGTTCAAATTATGACAAGGAATACAATATCATGCAATTTTTACTCGACATTCTACACCGATTGCCGCTTCTTCCAATCCTACAGCTTCGGCATGAGCAATTACATAAATGCACAACTATACGAAACAATGGCGCCAATAGGAACATAAAAACAACAATGACGTGAAAAGTGAACGTAGATGAAGGAGCACCTGAAGCGAAATCCTCATCTTCGGAAGAGGAAGAGCTGGACTCGGAGAAGATGGCGGAAATGATTTTCCCCGCGCCAGAAGCGATGGCGCGGGCGGAGGGAACAACTATACCGGAAAACCAGCTAGGGCTCTTCGGCAGCAGACTCGGCGGAGTACGATCGTAGGGAGTGGCGGCGATCCGCTGCTTCCGGCGGTTGCTCACAACCTTGCCGCCGGCGCCAGATCGAGTGTTTACcattatttaatgtttttatcaatcaatgcatattttaatcttctgtttatataattacggtaaaataatcaattttaattgagctcaaaaaataaaagaattgaagaatGCTTTTTCGAAATGACAAAAGTACCCTCAGCCTAGCCTCGACATTCAACAGTGttccatcatcatcatctcaaGTTTACTTTTCCAATTCCAGACACTGTATTTTGAGGAGCTTTTAATTGACCAggtttctctctcctctctctctcgctCTACTACTTAATTGCGCATGTACAAGCACGCGATGTTTATGAATTCTTTTTTTGTCGTGTGTTTAGTGAGATGGTTGACTATTGGGTAAAAGTGAATTGGATGATTTGATTCTTGCGCGGTTGCTTATCGTTTCGTTGTGAAATTGCTGAAATTATTTGGCCGATTGGCTTGGTGCTGCTTTGAACTACTTTGTGAGTGACATGATTCTGGTGTATTTTGCTTATTTCCACCctaattcattttcttgagATGCATCACTGAGAAGCGAGCTCCTTTTAATCTGTAATATGATTCACTTTTTGTGTGAAGAAGCTAAGGAATGATTTTGAGGTGAATTCATGTTTTGATGTTCTGATAATCGGGTTGCCCTTGTTCAATGGAAAAACAGAAATTATGAAGTGttaagtgtatatatatagaactATTTTGATTGATGAAATCCTTTCTGATATCAAGATGAAGGggggatatttttatcttgATCATGGAAATGCAAAGCTTGAAACAGTTGTAATACTGTAGATATTGGGGAAATTTGAGTAAACAATGATAATTTCTTCGAGCGTTGGTAAATGAATGTGTTTCGTGAGTGCTTGGTGGAGGCTGATGTACTCTCGGGTctggttttgttttattacgACTATGTGCGATCACTGGAGTCTAAAATATTTTGCCTACATCTGCTGATTTTCGACCCAGAAATCTATAGCTGCTTGTCTGTGTTTTAACCTTCTTAGGAAGAGTTTTGGACTTGAAGCATCATGTTTACGGGAACTTAATTTTTCGCTTTCCAGAACTCATGGTGGAAGGCAAGAGTTCAGGACAAAATACACTTATGATGGAGGAGATTCAGTTGTATACTAACTGGGATGATGTGATGTGTTCCATATGCTTGGACTTCCCTCACAATGCTGTTCTTCTCCAATGCGCATCGTATGAAAAAGGATGTCGTTCCTTCGTATGTGACACGGATCATTTGCATTCCAATTGTCTGTACCGCTTCAAACAAGCAAACGGGGTGTCACCGGAAGGCAAGTCTCCAAGTACTGCTGAAAATATACTGTGTGCGGGTTCAGAATCTGACAGCAAACCAGCTTGCCCTTTATGCAGAGGCGAAGTTACTGGATGGGTAGTCGTCAATAAGGCTCGTAAGTATCTGGATGAGAAGAAACGTTGCTGTGAAGAGGAAAAATGTCGATTTTCTGGTACTTATTCTGAGCTCCAAAAGCATGCACAGGTGGAACATCCTCATGGCTGCCCTTCAAAAATAGATCCTGCACGGCAGCTTGATTGGGACAATTTTCAGCAGTCTGCTGAGATCATAGATGTATTAAGTACTATCCATAATGAAGTTCCGCGTGGAGTGGTTCTTGGTGATTATGTTATCGAGTATGGAGATGATAACTCTGGAGATGATTATGATGACTTCCCCCGGAATAATGGAAAGTGGTGGACATCTTGTATTCTGTATCATGTTTTTGATAAGTTTAGGGCATCTAGAAACCGAAGAAGATCAAGAGTCAGTGATGCTAGAAGAGGAAACCGCCGTTTGAGTTTTGATGCTTCAAACTCTGATGAGGGTTCTGTGTCATCTGCGGAATATGCGGATTACAGAGCTGATGAGACTGATGATGAATATGTGAGTGCAAGGGCATTATCCAGGCGAAGAGTTGCAGAACATAGGTGAGCATAACGTTCTATATGTTCCTTTATAGTACTCTTTTAAGTTTGGTTTATGAAATAACATGCCATGTGTTTCTCGATAGATCAAATGTGGTATTACCGTAtcttttagtttgtcattGATAGAACGATAGGTTGGCACTAGAGTTATCAAGAGTCCTTGTGTTTACCTGGATATGAAACATGTCTTATAATATGTTCAAGTTCTTAGTAATATCCAATTCGTGATTATTGTGGACAATGAACAGTTCAAGGTGTATAATTGGCCACTTAAGTATATCTCTATTGTGTGTaagtttttttctctcttttctgcACATTCACCGGATCTTTTTCCTCACAGCTCTCGAAGACGTCGTTCCCGCTTCTTTCACAACTAGGGTAAGCATTCACCAGGAATACTCCTACATCATTCTCTTGCAATTTAACTTATAATGGACCTGAATCTCTTTAGATACATGTCATATTTTCAACTTCTTGAAGTTATTACATCTGATTTCATTTGCAGTGATGTACGTACAACTACCCTTGTTCTGTAATTCATGTTAActccaattatatatatacactctTGGTAATCCCTTGTAGTAATTGTGCAACAGAATAGAGTTCATCATAGGTGTGGAACGGAAAAGTCAAAAAGCTTACAGATCTCAGTCGAATAGTAGATGCCAAAGTCGTATTGGCAGAGTTGATGATGTAAAACTCTAGGTTGACATGATCAACTTATCAGATTGATGTTCCTCTTAGGTCACTTGTTTGGATTGCAGGAGTTTCTCGTTGTAGAACTTTAACGTGCTCTGTTTTCTAATAATTGTTTAATTCTACCCCTTGTTAATATTTCTTGCCAGATTTCCATAGCTTCTTAGATGACTGTATGTCTGTATTCCACTACTGCTAGAATTTCTGTGTCAATTGGAACAATGTTTATAAGTGgtatcatttcatttcatcatcTGAATGCCTTGTTGATTTATGAGGTATATTTGTTGATTCATCTTGCTCGTGTCCtaatttgagaaaattaattcaatgaCGTGATTTTGGTtgataaaatgtcaaaaaatttatcaacTTGGAAATGGAGCCAAATGTTGCAAAAGCGTGATGTGAAACTTAACACTTCACCAAGTCATTGACATGAATTGAGAATTTGAGATTCAGTTCAAAGTTCAAAcagaaaaagataataatcGAGCCGTATACCTCAGCAAACGAAACATACAAAATTTTGGTATCCAATACAGCAAAAAAATTACTGCAAACAAAGAATTTCTAAATTGTTTGTAAACATTTCAACTTTATCCAGTTCCTTTCATAAAGGCGAGCACGGGGGAAAATCTTGCCGTATGAAACAGTGCTGTAACGATTGCAAGCATAGTTGTTGGACTAATAGGTGCAGTTCTTGGGGAGGTTGCGAATGACATTACTCTTCATACCCATTTTAGAGCGCATGGCCTCAACACCAGACGAGTTCATCGCCTTCAATACTTTCAGCCGGACTACATGCTCTCGTGACTGCACAGTTGCTAGGCCCATGCTCTTGTACCTGCAAGCATATTCATAGCATCAAGTTTTCCATATCGACATGAAGCCTGCACTCTTTTTACTTTACATCCGAATATCCCTAAACCCATGCCTCACCCACCAAAACCAATAAGCAGGTGGTGAGTGATGCCATGATTTTGATATTGAGTAGAAAGGGCACAATGGGCATACCTAGATGCTAATGCAGCAGTGATCTCACTGTGCAAGGCTGTTGGCCGATGTTTCTGGCGGTAGTATCTCAAATAGTCCCTCGATCCAAgcattttctttgttgttgCCCCATTATTTTGCCTTGTGATGACAAGCTCAGCGCCACCACTACCAAGTGCAACAGCATTCTCCATGTCACCAATGGCAACCAGTTGGTTTCCATCAGTGCCCTCATAACTTAAAACCAGAAACATTAAGTtagaaagtaatcagaatgAATTACAACTAGTCAGAATATTAAGCAGAAACATATACTACCTGGTGCTGTAATCATAAAAATCTTCAAGCTCTGCTTCCTCGTCTTCACTTCCATCACCATAATGCACTTTGCAGTGATTTTTCGCCTCCATATGCTTCCGAACAGCCTCCAAACTACTGAAAGGATGGCACCTTTCATTACAGTACAAACACATGAAATCTCGTTTGACCTGAGGATGTAAATATAGGTCAACAAGAAGTCCAAACATAGAAAAATAGTAGATTACCCTTAAATATACAATCATTACCCTGAGCCCCAGATACGTAAGAAGACCTTTAGGATCCTTCAGATACTCGATATCTGGAATGAAGAACCCATGCTTCTTGTGCATGTGTACCATACAGCTCTCAATTGTAGCATGCTCCAAATCACACATAAAGCAACAAGATGGGTCCAAATCTTCAAACTCGTCCTCATCTTCATCCATATCATCATTAGAAGCATTCTCATTAACCATATCTTCATCAGGATCCACCTCTTCCCAGTCACTCTCCTCGctctcttcatcttcctcCATCACATGATGCAGGGGTTGCAGAGGTTCCTTTGGAGTACGGCGTGTAAGAGGTTTGATGATTGTACTACCTTCATCTTTGCCGCCTGTTGCTTCAGAAGCCCTTATCAAATGACTTTTAGACTTCAGGTGCTGTTCATGGGCTTTCAAACTTCTATACCCCTTTCCACAAAGGCCGCAACTGTAGAGCATCGGAGTCTCATTCAGCTTCTTTTTCTCATCAGCGAGCGCAGATTGTCTAGCTTGGAAGAGTGTTTCAGTCACTCCTGGTACACCAGCAACCTTCACAACAATAAAGAGCACCAAGGCAAATTACATATACATTCATCAGGCATCATGGCACGACCAAATCAGGCAGAACGAAGAAGCCCAAGTAAATTCAGAACACCACCACTTCAATCGGGGCAGCTTCAGTATTGCAAAATACAACATGAAGTGTTTCTCAAGTTCAACAACATAGTAAATGAGCATGATTAgcttcaaataaaatgaaaactcCCATACCAAATGAGGATTTCAAGAATGAGGAAAACAATTTCATGATTCGGATTGTCACAAACTCATTAGCCATATCTTTCTGTTAGTAGAAAACTCCCTTTTTTAATTGCACACAAACCTAACAGAGTCTCATAGCTACTTTCTCAATACGAATTCCACccatacaaaattaattattagcaTACTACAATTAACTTCTACTCGGGATAGATTCAATAAAAAGGACCAAAAACAAATGACAGAAATTCCATTTCCAGAAGCACCAAAATAGCAATAGCATCGAATCGTATCATAATTCATACTTAATAAAGAATAATTCATGAATAGAAAACCTTGCGCTTGAGATTGTAGCGGTGCCACTCGGATTTGTAATGGGACTTTTGTTCGACATCGTCTTCGAATTCTTTGTTGCAAGCGTTGCACGTTAATCCTGACATATCTTCTCCTGCCTCTCTTTTTTTCCGattgcaataaaaaatgtgtgaaatagagaaaaaaattcgACTGAAAATGTGAGGGTTTGCTTCTACAGCCGCTTTCGAATTTCtgtatttatagtggaccaAAGATGGTACATGTCGTATGCGCTTGCgatatttttcttctcttttaaaTGTTTGAGTTTCTAACTTGGGCAATCAGAAAAGTcggtccaaaaaaaaaagatttttgcCGACTTGGAATTTCTACagtattgatttatttatttgtaattatttttatgcataaattaaaatttaaattataggtAAGAAAAAGTAACTACAAGGTTGaactattaatattaaaattaaaatactgaTGAGCTAATAAAACATTTCCCTTATAACTAaccatctatatatataaaaaggaaattttgGGATATATAAAGAAATGCCCTTTCAaaatacatattattatttaaatataaacatgaaTGTTGAAGACCACGTGTTTTGATATAGAGTCAGTTATTTAGTTTCATAATAAGAAAGAGTTGGTTATGTAGTTTTAGTTAGTTAGTGGCATAATGTTGCACATTTCTCATCATAGTTATTGCATATtgttttctataaatatttgtaatccATCATTCATACAAAATTATCAGTTCATAAATTTCTTCACCAATAATTCATTGTATTATGGAAtacacattaattatttacaatttttatataatgatattattcctaattttgattaattgatttcgattaaaaatattttaatatgtgcATAGCACAGGTGTAATAGTAGTTGATTTAACATAAAACTTGGATCTAGCAATGCGGGCAAAATCCTTGAAATGGGCTCGTTTGGGAATTCATGCCCCGAAATGGgccatttttttggtttttaagtGTTACGCATGTAGCAAACGTGTCTTGATACATATCCCATATTATCCAATcgaaatttttctttttagtttgtttcattcaaaataactcattattaattctttttatttttactttattctctccacttaatataaaaactaaactatataaaatctcatgtcgcctaaaaat
The genomic region above belongs to Salvia hispanica cultivar TCC Black 2014 chromosome 3, UniMelb_Shisp_WGS_1.0, whole genome shotgun sequence and contains:
- the LOC125215107 gene encoding cytoplasmic 60S subunit biogenesis factor REI1 homolog 2-like; protein product: MSGLTCNACNKEFEDDVEQKSHYKSEWHRYNLKRKVAGVPGVTETLFQARQSALADEKKKLNETPMLYSCGLCGKGYRSLKAHEQHLKSKSHLIRASEATGGKDEGSTIIKPLTRRTPKEPLQPLHHVMEEDEESEESDWEEVDPDEDMVNENASNDDMDEDEDEFEDLDPSCCFMCDLEHATIESCMVHMHKKHGFFIPDIEYLKDPKGLLTYLGLRVKRDFMCLYCNERCHPFSSLEAVRKHMEAKNHCKVHYGDGSEDEEAELEDFYDYSTSYEGTDGNQLVAIGDMENAVALGSGGAELVITRQNNGATTKKMLGSRDYLRYYRQKHRPTALHSEITAALASRYKSMGLATVQSREHVVRLKVLKAMNSSGVEAMRSKMGMKSNVIRNLPKNCTY
- the LOC125215105 gene encoding protein KAKU4-like isoform X1, which codes for MVNTRSGAGGKVVSNRRKQRIAATPYDRTPPSLLPKSPSWFSGIVVPSARAIASGAGKIISAIFSESSSSSSEDEDFASEDDTVNDNFPKLPCNQENTLIEKIETSSEMMQHGQEPQLKLWMSETKKIIEQLIMMHTFSSEERDMLIEVLNSRVIDSSIEAGDKSSTVGSPDLLDRAVQQAKKWFQEKKAVLGSVTELAQGSSNLNSTMIEHNRKLFASGSWNIQEELQRVRSRAEEDNVCSPSTKPDPSHSAAAQIKIGSAEAFAVEEGLTEPQSLRIHSQDDLVDAGISCIADLKSRQCSKASEALSSNPHAFVSVNKVPECSASKLIPLPSPNHGDEPNSDLLLKFVGGESGHGLLSSQVSLSRGVTEHKDQMENHMPCSPDVNINLMEGNYVFLSESHVEVPSMSEDSSRTSGCQTSSFGRKQQGRNASKHYRRKRGKR
- the LOC125215110 gene encoding uncharacterized protein LOC125215110, whose amino-acid sequence is MVEGKSSGQNTLMMEEIQLYTNWDDVMCSICLDFPHNAVLLQCASYEKGCRSFVCDTDHLHSNCLYRFKQANGVSPEGKSPSTAENILCAGSESDSKPACPLCRGEVTGWVVVNKARKYLDEKKRCCEEEKCRFSGTYSELQKHAQVEHPHGCPSKIDPARQLDWDNFQQSAEIIDVLSTIHNEVPRGVVLGDYVIEYGDDNSGDDYDDFPRNNGKWWTSCILYHVFDKFRASRNRRRSRVSDARRGNRRLSFDASNSDEGSVSSAEYADYRADETDDEYVSARALSRRRVAEHSSRRRRSRFFHN
- the LOC125215105 gene encoding protein KAKU4-like isoform X3 — encoded protein: MVNTRSGAGGKVVSNRRKQRIAATPYDRTPPSLLPKSPSWFSGIVVPSARAIASGAGKIISAIFSESSSSSSEDEDFASEDDTVNDNFPKLPCNQENTLIEKIETSSEMMQHGQEPQLKLWMSETKKIIEQLIMMHTFSSEERDMLIEVLNSRVIDSSIEAGDKSSTVGSPDLLDRAVQQAKKWFQEKKAVLGSVTELAQGSSNLNSTMIEHNRKLFASGSWNIQEELQRVRSRAEEDNVCSPSTKPDPSHSAAAQIKIGSAEAFAVEEGLTEPQSLRIHSQDDLVDAGISCIADLKSRQCSKASEALSSNPHAFVSVNKVPECSASKLIPLPSPNHGDEPNSGNWAVLICSPSVMTIDLHICC
- the LOC125215105 gene encoding protein KAKU4-like isoform X2; this encodes MVNTRSGAGGKVVSNRRKQRIAATPYDRTPPSLLPKSPSWFSGIVVPSARAIASGAGKIISAIFSESSSSSSEDEDFASDDTVNDNFPKLPCNQENTLIEKIETSSEMMQHGQEPQLKLWMSETKKIIEQLIMMHTFSSEERDMLIEVLNSRVIDSSIEAGDKSSTVGSPDLLDRAVQQAKKWFQEKKAVLGSVTELAQGSSNLNSTMIEHNRKLFASGSWNIQEELQRVRSRAEEDNVCSPSTKPDPSHSAAAQIKIGSAEAFAVEEGLTEPQSLRIHSQDDLVDAGISCIADLKSRQCSKASEALSSNPHAFVSVNKVPECSASKLIPLPSPNHGDEPNSDLLLKFVGGESGHGLLSSQVSLSRGVTEHKDQMENHMPCSPDVNINLMEGNYVFLSESHVEVPSMSEDSSRTSGCQTSSFGRKQQGRNASKHYRRKRGKR